One genomic segment of Agromyces intestinalis includes these proteins:
- a CDS encoding beta-class carbonic anhydrase: MSVLDEVLTANAAYVKDFGTKGELALPPARGFAILTCMDARLDPAKYAGLAEGDAHVIRNAGGRASDDAIRSLVISHKLLGTNEWFVIHHSNCGMEFFTDEVIRGLLANSLETAALTEQGFVDVGTGPGSAEGKYIDWLTIADQAESIREDIARITAHPLVPADIVVHGYLYDVRSGRLIEVPASGSFEIGEEGASGEGLVA, from the coding sequence ATGTCGGTGCTCGACGAAGTGCTCACGGCGAACGCGGCCTACGTGAAGGATTTCGGGACGAAAGGCGAGCTGGCTCTCCCGCCGGCGCGTGGGTTCGCCATCCTCACATGTATGGATGCGCGGCTCGACCCCGCGAAGTACGCCGGGCTCGCCGAGGGTGACGCGCATGTCATCCGCAACGCCGGCGGGCGCGCATCCGATGACGCGATCCGCTCGCTCGTCATCTCCCACAAGCTGCTCGGCACGAACGAGTGGTTCGTGATCCACCACTCGAACTGCGGCATGGAATTCTTCACCGACGAGGTGATCCGCGGCCTGCTGGCGAACTCGCTCGAGACCGCAGCCCTCACCGAACAGGGTTTCGTCGACGTCGGCACCGGCCCGGGGTCGGCCGAGGGGAAGTACATCGACTGGCTGACCATCGCCGATCAGGCTGAAAGCATCCGCGAGGACATTGCCCGCATCACCGCCCATCCGCTCGTGCCCGCCGACATCGTCGTGCACGGCTACCTGTACGACGTGCGCAGCGGTCGGCTCATCGAGGTACCTGCGTCCGGGTCGTTCGAGATCGGCGAAGAGGGTGCCTCGGGCGAGGGGTTGGTGGCGTAG
- a CDS encoding RNase A-like domain-containing protein, whose product MPTSVRVPSALGPGPSTPLGEFAEFVQDALAAIGVVLPDADAGKIDAAQHAWTDLAVALRRHRAEVDQSLHIAVSAGLPQHARIASCRDAVARRIDDTAAAADSIAAYVRTLGDAVGKAWEEIGWLLAQMAAEIVLEIGVGVLLSTVTFGAGAIATAAKITFTVARWVLRIAEVCHRLTTLIRTALTAARLAGRGAAHLVKDSIAAGVAGVASQIGFNELRAATDPTYERQSLSDALAGGLIAGVVGGASGAALPNSGPIKFSVDRVHTIDLVNHEAAGGHVIARHVDKSVDYLKGRNIEYASTFVDLATASAATRANLLTHQAKITEWLAGSKPKLVLDGTMNPQGGRVWVRSTHEFVKPSGIRTVLHRSTTLEIGFRITTSYPTP is encoded by the coding sequence GTGCCGACGTCAGTGCGGGTGCCGTCCGCGCTCGGCCCCGGCCCGTCGACCCCGCTGGGTGAGTTCGCCGAATTCGTGCAGGACGCGCTCGCGGCGATCGGCGTCGTGCTGCCCGACGCGGATGCCGGCAAGATCGACGCCGCGCAGCACGCGTGGACCGACCTCGCCGTTGCGTTGCGCCGCCACCGCGCCGAGGTCGACCAGAGCTTGCACATCGCCGTGTCGGCCGGGCTGCCCCAGCACGCCCGCATCGCCTCCTGTCGTGACGCGGTCGCCCGCCGCATCGACGACACTGCCGCTGCCGCGGACTCGATCGCCGCCTACGTGCGCACCCTCGGCGACGCGGTCGGCAAGGCCTGGGAGGAGATCGGCTGGCTCCTTGCGCAGATGGCCGCCGAGATCGTGCTCGAGATCGGCGTCGGGGTACTGCTGTCGACCGTCACCTTCGGGGCCGGGGCGATCGCGACGGCAGCCAAGATCACGTTCACCGTCGCCCGATGGGTCCTTCGCATCGCCGAGGTCTGCCACCGCCTCACCACCCTGATCCGCACGGCGCTGACCGCAGCACGCCTCGCCGGCCGCGGAGCCGCCCACCTCGTCAAGGACTCCATCGCGGCCGGGGTCGCCGGCGTGGCGTCCCAGATCGGCTTCAACGAACTCCGCGCCGCAACCGACCCGACCTACGAACGCCAAAGCCTCAGCGACGCCCTCGCCGGAGGGCTCATCGCCGGTGTCGTCGGTGGGGCATCGGGCGCGGCGCTGCCGAACAGCGGCCCGATCAAGTTCAGCGTCGATCGGGTTCACACCATCGACCTCGTGAATCATGAGGCTGCGGGCGGCCATGTGATCGCCCGCCATGTGGATAAGTCCGTTGACTATCTCAAAGGCCGCAACATCGAGTACGCCTCGACGTTCGTCGACTTGGCGACTGCCTCCGCAGCGACAAGGGCGAACCTGTTGACGCACCAAGCGAAGATCACGGAGTGGCTTGCCGGCTCGAAGCCGAAGCTCGTTCTCGATGGGACGATGAATCCACAAGGCGGTCGCGTGTGGGTTCGCAGCACTCACGAGTTCGTAAAACCCAGCGGCATTCGAACGGTCCTCCACCGAAGCACGACCTTGGAAATCGGCTTTCGCATCACGACCTCGTACCCAACCCCATGA